A window from Microbacterium ginsengiterrae encodes these proteins:
- a CDS encoding HTTM domain-containing protein, translated as MKLNDLFDRWLRWLTSTEHNLRSFAVLRILFGVGLLMTVVPSIADRSMIWGAASFWVDPEASRRGYVTFDVLLPKDNPVLFDLVFFGLIGLMVLFTIGLGTRVVTPIMLILVVSLQSNNGFVLNGGDTLYRITLLFLVFANLSAHYSVDSWLRDRRRRTSSARRRWIPAHIRNAAHNAALVLCCFQIIVVYTVSGVWKLTGEAWPAGTALFYSLRIDAFMVFPMVNELIWQSSLLIYVATFIALWSQTLFPIALLWRPSRIFVLVALVFMHSGIGLLLGLWPFSLAMIALDMLFIRDKTWVSVTGWVRSTALWRRADDLVGRMLPRGGGRSTRSTERKAPTPSEASASDESTSKEPIPTPVS; from the coding sequence ATGAAGCTGAATGATCTTTTCGACCGCTGGCTGCGGTGGCTCACGAGTACGGAGCACAATCTGCGCAGTTTCGCCGTCCTGCGCATCCTGTTCGGGGTCGGTCTCCTTATGACCGTCGTTCCGAGCATCGCAGATCGTTCCATGATCTGGGGCGCGGCATCGTTCTGGGTCGATCCTGAAGCGAGCCGCCGAGGCTACGTGACGTTCGATGTCCTCCTGCCCAAGGACAACCCCGTCCTCTTCGACCTGGTGTTCTTCGGCCTCATCGGCCTCATGGTGCTGTTCACCATCGGGCTGGGCACGCGGGTCGTCACGCCGATCATGCTGATCCTCGTGGTATCCCTTCAATCGAACAACGGCTTCGTGCTCAACGGCGGGGACACGCTCTACCGGATCACCCTGCTGTTCCTCGTCTTCGCGAACCTGAGCGCGCATTACTCGGTCGACTCGTGGTTGCGCGATCGCCGCCGCCGCACCTCGTCGGCACGGCGCCGCTGGATCCCGGCACACATCAGGAACGCTGCGCACAATGCCGCCCTGGTGCTGTGCTGTTTCCAGATCATCGTCGTGTACACGGTGTCCGGGGTGTGGAAGCTCACGGGAGAGGCATGGCCGGCCGGCACCGCGCTCTTCTACTCTCTGCGCATCGACGCTTTCATGGTCTTCCCGATGGTCAACGAGCTGATCTGGCAGTCCTCGCTGCTCATCTACGTGGCGACCTTCATCGCGCTTTGGTCGCAGACCCTGTTCCCGATCGCGCTGTTGTGGCGTCCGTCGCGGATCTTCGTGCTCGTGGCCCTCGTGTTCATGCACTCAGGGATCGGTCTGCTGCTCGGTCTGTGGCCGTTCTCGCTGGCGATGATCGCCCTGGACATGCTCTTCATCCGCGACAAGACGTGGGTGAGCGTGACTGGATGGGTGCGCTCGACGGCGCTCTGGCGCAGGGCTGACGACCTCGTCGGCAGGATGCTGCCGCGAGGCGGCGGACGGTCTACGCGATCCACCGAGCGCAAGGCGCCGACGCCGTCGGAGGCCTCGGCGTCCGACGAGTCCACGTCGAAGGAGCCGATCCCCACCCCGGTCAGCTGA
- a CDS encoding methionine ABC transporter ATP-binding protein, translating to MVSPGTAMVEFVDVTKRFGTRRDQPPALSGIDLTIRPQEIFGVIGESGAGKTTMLELINGLVAADEGQVLVEGAPVAGRTRREMRALRRDIGVVFQGIHLLSGRTVRQNIALGLELARGSEANRRTRAQERAAVDEILAFVGLAHRADHYPAELSGGEQQRVGIARALVTRPPLLLCDEPTSSLDARTRAEILRVLSAARDTLGTTIVVISHDLDVVKAICDRALLLEGGRMRELFTVKKADLREMPSYHEQVKRELM from the coding sequence ATGGTTTCTCCCGGCACGGCGATGGTCGAGTTCGTCGACGTCACCAAGCGCTTCGGCACGCGCCGCGACCAGCCCCCGGCACTCAGCGGCATCGATCTGACGATCCGCCCGCAGGAGATCTTCGGTGTCATCGGCGAAAGCGGAGCCGGCAAGACGACGATGCTGGAACTCATCAACGGCCTCGTCGCCGCCGATGAGGGTCAGGTCCTCGTCGAGGGGGCGCCGGTCGCGGGTCGCACGCGACGTGAGATGCGCGCTCTGCGCCGCGACATCGGCGTCGTGTTCCAGGGCATCCACCTGCTCAGTGGACGGACCGTTCGACAGAACATCGCGCTCGGACTCGAGCTGGCGCGTGGCAGCGAGGCGAATCGCCGCACTCGCGCCCAGGAGCGCGCCGCTGTCGACGAGATCCTCGCCTTCGTCGGGCTCGCGCACCGCGCAGACCATTATCCTGCCGAACTCAGCGGAGGCGAGCAGCAACGCGTCGGCATCGCTCGTGCTCTCGTCACGCGTCCACCGCTGCTGCTGTGCGACGAACCCACGTCGTCGTTGGACGCCCGCACCCGCGCGGAGATCCTCCGCGTGCTGAGCGCCGCGCGGGACACGCTCGGCACGACGATCGTCGTGATCTCTCACGACCTCGACGTCGTGAAGGCGATTTGCGATCGTGCGCTGCTTCTCGAGGGCGGGCGCATGCGCGAGCTCTTCACCGTCAAGAAGGCCGACCTGCGCGAGATGCCGAGCTATCACGAACAGGTCAAGCGGGAACTCATGTGA
- a CDS encoding DUF5819 family protein: protein MHSKAAPSAPSRSARVTGVIATIIILVVIAGTALIFAPSGTPLRSAVQTVAFPYFSQNWRVFAPDILKSNRTFEIRAQWRDDSGELVKSGWVSITEIEQRTVKGNLAPSRIEKNSWNASNTYLKRYLALDEAQRERVRDTFIEARDGGFRPIPVEELIADLGEGDGDVVRFLRVDYMLMRYATMYATAGFGEDIERVQWRVITEQPNDFTHRFDDERQFTPTVRTFGWRQSNLSIDPDVLAQYRGVIDRYGAVGTFERAANEAE from the coding sequence GTGCACAGCAAGGCCGCGCCATCGGCGCCGAGCAGGTCCGCACGAGTGACCGGCGTCATCGCCACAATCATCATCCTGGTGGTCATCGCAGGAACCGCGTTGATCTTCGCGCCCAGCGGCACACCGCTGCGCAGCGCAGTCCAGACCGTCGCGTTCCCCTACTTCTCGCAGAACTGGCGAGTGTTCGCTCCGGACATCCTGAAGAGCAACCGCACGTTCGAGATCCGCGCGCAGTGGCGTGACGACAGTGGAGAGCTCGTGAAGAGCGGGTGGGTCTCGATCACCGAGATCGAGCAGCGCACGGTGAAGGGCAACCTCGCGCCATCGCGCATCGAGAAAAACAGCTGGAACGCATCCAACACGTATCTCAAGCGCTACCTCGCGCTGGACGAGGCACAGCGTGAGCGGGTGCGTGACACCTTCATCGAAGCGCGCGACGGCGGTTTCCGGCCGATCCCCGTCGAGGAACTCATCGCCGACCTCGGCGAGGGCGACGGTGACGTCGTCCGATTCCTCCGCGTGGACTACATGCTCATGCGCTACGCGACGATGTACGCGACGGCGGGCTTCGGTGAAGACATCGAGCGCGTGCAGTGGCGCGTGATCACCGAGCAGCCCAACGACTTCACCCACCGCTTCGACGACGAGCGGCAGTTCACCCCGACCGTGCGGACCTTCGGCTGGCGGCAGTCGAACCTGAGCATCGACCCCGACGTGCTCGCGCAGTACCGCGGAGTCATCGACCGCTACGGCGCGGTCGGCACATTCGAGAGGGCCGCAAATGAAGCTGAATGA
- a CDS encoding DNA-3-methyladenine glycosylase I gives MSSLLTGADGRARCAWVGTDAEYQRYHDEEWGVPLHGDRALFEKMSLEGFQAGLSWITILRKRPRFREVFDGFVPERVAAFDEDDVERLMTDAGIIRNRAKILATIGNARLVAGMRDGELDELMWSFAPDRERARPKSFDDVPAVTTESTAMSKTLRARGFRFVGATTMYALMQSTGMVDDHVEGCWRYT, from the coding sequence ATGAGCTCACTCCTCACCGGCGCCGACGGCCGCGCGCGCTGCGCGTGGGTCGGGACGGATGCCGAGTACCAGCGATACCACGACGAGGAGTGGGGCGTCCCGCTGCACGGAGACCGCGCGCTGTTCGAGAAGATGTCGCTCGAAGGCTTCCAGGCCGGGCTCAGCTGGATCACCATCCTCCGCAAGCGCCCGCGCTTCCGCGAAGTGTTCGACGGATTCGTCCCGGAGCGCGTCGCCGCCTTCGACGAGGATGACGTCGAGCGGCTGATGACGGATGCCGGGATCATCCGGAACCGCGCGAAGATCCTCGCGACGATCGGCAACGCGCGCCTGGTCGCAGGGATGCGCGACGGGGAGCTCGATGAGCTCATGTGGTCGTTCGCTCCGGACCGCGAGAGAGCGCGACCGAAGTCCTTCGACGATGTGCCGGCCGTGACGACGGAGTCGACCGCGATGAGCAAGACGCTGCGCGCGCGCGGGTTCCGATTCGTCGGTGCGACGACCATGTACGCGCTCATGCAGTCGACCGGTATGGTCGACGACCACGTCGAGGGATGCTGGCGCTACACCTGA
- a CDS encoding choice-of-anchor G family protein, giving the protein MSKGRKALGKSRVVSVAAVAALVVGHVMGANAAFAAPGDHSEARSQFLSGSILTGIDLDSVAGLAGTEAVNEGGPVVTDITDLDLTVLSALNVNIPGGVSIPLGQLLQLGAVNQYSAADDNGVSRAASGAVSNAGIIDTSGSGEFPASATLDLMALLPETPLLSTANLSLAGVTGVAALDASVDGGPADNCGDISAPENCLDYTIAGATTNIGSPAVGAISTTATAALTTLSNTLNGLSDTILDGLLGGVLDSLDLLGSIVPGLSIGSNDLEVSVTADLAAALDPILGQEITVAGVTLNAAAGTLTVDWEDIVGLNGLPPNTPLLSATTLSTVAANAAAALTELQGEINTVVAGLLDNVNVQISGGICLLRVVVCTAGLNISFDGSLQDLLDNSEQLTITGSGLLAALNPILGPLTSTIQGATSALVLPVVNSAVSTAGNAISGVVTAASTALSEALTLISTVANVVVNVQEEGSAGPGSYAEVATRITLLGGSALTIDLGRAEVGPNDIVAYTPTLTATTPVAPGEDTEVTSDGWPPLTEVSLQLTDSEGNPVGSPVVVTTDEDGNIPAGTPVPIPADAEDGTEYTVVGTDEYGNTAASDTLVVDGGATDADATDADATDADATDADATDADATDADATDADATDADATDADATDADATDADATDADATDADATDADATDADATDADATDADATDADATDADATDADATDADATDADATDADATDADATDADATDADATDADATDADATDADATDADATDADATDADATDADATDADATDADATDADATDADATDADATDADATDADATDADATDADATDADATDADATDADATDADATDADATDADATDADATDADATDADATDADATDADATDADATDADATDADATDADATDADATDADATDADATDADATDADATDADATDADATDADATDADATDADATDADATDADATDADATDADATDADATDADATDADATDGDTDAGELGITIKHPVIEREQVQSSTGTGFAPGEVVTGVMNSDPIALGTQVANTDGTVTFTWTIPAGTDLGAHTVTLTGEDSGSVSIGFQVVAKGLAATGSEPGPAIPLALMLLAAGALAVVGSRQMIKKAKA; this is encoded by the coding sequence ATGTCAAAGGGGAGAAAGGCTCTGGGCAAATCCAGGGTCGTATCAGTCGCGGCGGTAGCCGCGCTGGTCGTCGGGCACGTGATGGGGGCCAACGCCGCCTTCGCCGCGCCGGGCGATCATTCGGAGGCGAGATCGCAGTTCCTGAGCGGCTCGATCCTCACCGGAATCGATCTCGATTCCGTCGCCGGGCTTGCGGGAACGGAAGCCGTCAACGAAGGCGGACCGGTTGTCACGGACATCACCGATCTGGACCTCACGGTTCTGAGCGCACTGAACGTGAACATTCCCGGGGGCGTCAGCATCCCACTCGGTCAGCTGCTCCAGCTCGGCGCGGTGAACCAGTACTCAGCAGCTGACGACAACGGCGTTTCGCGTGCGGCATCCGGTGCGGTGAGCAACGCGGGCATCATCGACACGTCAGGCAGCGGGGAGTTCCCCGCCAGCGCGACACTCGATCTGATGGCGCTGCTCCCGGAAACGCCGCTACTTTCGACGGCCAACCTCTCGTTGGCCGGCGTCACGGGTGTGGCAGCTCTGGACGCATCGGTGGATGGTGGTCCGGCGGACAACTGCGGCGACATCTCTGCTCCGGAGAACTGCCTCGACTACACGATCGCCGGCGCCACGACGAACATCGGCTCCCCCGCGGTCGGTGCGATCAGCACCACGGCGACGGCAGCTCTCACGACTCTGTCGAACACGCTGAACGGGCTGTCCGACACCATTCTCGATGGTCTTCTCGGCGGTGTGCTCGACTCCCTGGACCTGCTCGGTTCAATCGTGCCCGGGCTGAGCATCGGCTCGAACGACCTCGAGGTTAGTGTCACCGCGGACCTCGCCGCTGCGCTTGATCCGATCCTCGGCCAGGAGATCACCGTCGCCGGTGTGACTCTGAACGCGGCGGCAGGCACGCTGACGGTCGACTGGGAAGACATCGTCGGCCTGAACGGGCTTCCTCCGAACACGCCGCTGTTGAGCGCCACGACGCTGTCGACGGTCGCTGCAAACGCGGCGGCGGCGCTGACCGAGCTGCAGGGCGAGATCAACACGGTCGTCGCCGGTCTGCTGGACAATGTCAACGTGCAGATCAGCGGAGGCATCTGCCTCCTTCGCGTCGTCGTATGTACCGCTGGCCTGAACATTTCGTTCGACGGCTCGTTGCAAGACCTGCTCGACAACTCCGAGCAGCTCACGATCACGGGAAGCGGCCTGCTTGCGGCGCTCAACCCGATCCTCGGCCCGCTCACCTCGACGATCCAGGGCGCAACGTCCGCGCTGGTGCTGCCTGTGGTGAACTCGGCCGTGAGCACGGCCGGCAACGCGATCTCGGGTGTGGTCACCGCTGCGAGCACTGCGCTCTCTGAGGCGCTCACCCTGATCAGTACCGTTGCCAACGTCGTTGTGAACGTGCAAGAAGAGGGCAGTGCGGGGCCCGGGAGCTACGCCGAGGTCGCCACGCGTATCACCCTTCTCGGCGGAAGCGCCCTCACCATCGATCTCGGCCGCGCCGAGGTCGGACCGAACGACATCGTCGCCTACACGCCGACGCTGACGGCGACCACGCCGGTCGCTCCGGGTGAGGACACCGAGGTCACGTCTGATGGATGGCCGCCTCTCACCGAGGTCTCCCTTCAGCTGACGGACAGCGAGGGCAACCCGGTCGGTAGCCCCGTCGTCGTGACGACGGACGAGGACGGCAACATTCCGGCAGGTACGCCCGTCCCGATCCCGGCTGACGCAGAGGACGGCACGGAGTACACCGTCGTCGGAACCGATGAATACGGCAACACCGCAGCGTCTGACACGCTCGTCGTGGACGGCGGCGCGACGGATGCTGACGCGACGGACGCTGACGCGACCGATGCTGACGCGACGGACGCTGACGCGACCGATGCTGACGCGACGGACGCTGACGCCACGGACGCTGACGCGACGGACGCTGACGCCACCGATGCAGACGCGACGGACGCTGACGCCACCGACGCTGACGCGACGGACGCTGACGCGACGGACGCTGACGCCACGGACGCTGACGCGACGGACGCTGACGCGACGGACGCTGACGCGACGGACGCTGACGCGACGGACGCTGACGCGACGGACGCTGACGCCACCGACGCTGACGCGACGGACGCTGACGCCACCGACGCTGACGCGACGGACGCTGACGCCACCGACGCTGACGCCACGGACGCTGACGCGACCGACGCTGACGCCACGGACGCTGACGCGACCGACGCTGACGCGACCGACGCTGACGCGACCGACGCTGACGCGACCGACGCTGACGCGACCGACGCTGACGCGACCGACGCTGACGCGACCGACGCTGACGCGACGGATGCTGACGCGACCGATGCAGACGCGACGGATGCTGACGCGACCGATGCTGACGCCACGGACGCTGACGCGACCGATGCTGACGCGACCGACGCTGACGCCACGGACGCTGACGCGACCGACGCTGACGCGACCGACGCTGACGCGACGGATGCTGACGCGACCGACGCTGACGCGACGGATGCTGACGCGACCGATGCTGACGCGACGGATGCTGACGCGACCGATGCTGACGCCACGGACGCTGACGCGACCGACGCGGACGCGACCGACGCTGACGCCACGGACGCTGACGCCACGGATGCTGACGCCACGGATGCTGACGCCACGGACGCGGACGCTACGGACGCTGACGCGACGGATGCTGACGCGACCGATGCTGACGCGACGGATGCAGACGCGACCGACGCGGACGCGACCGATGCTGACGCCACGGACGCTGACGCCACGGATGCTGACGCCACGGATGCTGACGCCACGGACGCGGACGCTACGGACGCTGACGCGACGGACGCTGACGCGACCGATGCTGACGCGACGGACGCGGACGCCACGGATGCTGACGCGACGGACGCGGACGCGACCGACGCTGACGCGACCGACGGCGACACTGACGCCGGAGAGCTCGGCATCACTATCAAGCACCCCGTGATCGAGCGCGAGCAGGTCCAGTCGTCGACCGGTACCGGTTTCGCACCGGGCGAGGTCGTGACGGGAGTCATGAACTCCGACCCGATCGCACTGGGCACGCAGGTGGCCAACACTGACGGAACCGTCACCTTCACCTGGACGATCCCGGCCGGCACCGACCTCGGTGCCCACACGGTGACTCTGACGGGTGAGGACTCCGGCTCGGTCAGCATCGGATTCCAGGTCGTCGCGAAGGGACTCGCTGCCACCGGCTCCGAGCCCGGCCCGGCGATCCCGCTGGCACTGATGCTGCTCGCAGCTGGTGCCCTGGCGGTCGTGGGATCCCGTCAGATGATCAAGAAGGCGAAGGCGTAA
- a CDS encoding MetQ/NlpA family ABC transporter substrate-binding protein, translating to MRISRLGILTAIVGATVLVAGCAATAPADPDAASDPVVLKVAAVTSPMTDVVEAAGEVIGDGYEIELVEVSDYITANTIVNDGDAYANFSQHEPYMQEFNAANDGSLVAVQPVYNFVIAFYSKTLDDIGDLPEGATVAVPNDSSNLGRALKLLDAEGVITLDEAVDPYAATVGDIVENPKGVEFLEVPIASLNAAYEEADLVFQWPSHIAALGLTPDRDGLIAELDDRFVLNVAVREEDVDSDATEALKTAFASGEVRQVIESNGTIEPAF from the coding sequence ATGCGCATCTCCCGCCTCGGCATCCTCACCGCGATCGTCGGCGCCACCGTCCTCGTCGCCGGATGCGCCGCCACCGCGCCGGCGGATCCGGATGCCGCGTCCGACCCCGTCGTCCTCAAGGTCGCCGCCGTCACCTCGCCGATGACCGATGTCGTCGAGGCCGCCGGCGAAGTGATCGGGGACGGCTACGAGATCGAGCTGGTCGAAGTGTCGGACTACATCACGGCGAACACCATCGTGAACGACGGCGACGCCTATGCGAACTTCTCGCAGCACGAGCCGTACATGCAGGAGTTCAACGCCGCGAACGATGGATCCCTCGTGGCCGTCCAGCCGGTGTACAACTTCGTGATCGCCTTCTACTCGAAGACCCTCGATGACATCGGAGATCTCCCCGAGGGGGCCACGGTCGCCGTGCCGAACGACTCCTCCAACCTCGGCCGCGCCCTGAAGCTGCTCGACGCCGAGGGCGTGATCACTCTCGACGAGGCCGTCGACCCCTACGCCGCCACGGTCGGCGACATCGTGGAGAACCCGAAGGGCGTCGAGTTCCTCGAGGTTCCCATCGCGTCTCTCAATGCGGCGTACGAAGAGGCCGACCTCGTCTTCCAGTGGCCGTCCCACATCGCCGCTCTGGGGCTCACCCCCGACCGGGACGGCCTGATCGCCGAGCTCGACGACCGGTTCGTGCTGAACGTCGCCGTGCGCGAGGAGGACGTCGACAGCGATGCGACCGAGGCGCTGAAGACCGCGTTCGCCAGTGGCGAGGTGCGCCAGGTGATCGAGTCCAACGGCACGATCGAACCGGCCTTCTGA
- a CDS encoding OsmC family protein, whose translation MSMRYRTQAINKDGGEGETFIPDGLAVAVSSPLNPDQDTSASNPEQLLALAWATCLNATAQVIAPTGRRTAVRVEVELHDAAEGAGYEFHADAYLSVEGASAEQTEQVLAASHARCPVSKLLKDAATARVHAEPYAIS comes from the coding sequence ATGAGCATGAGGTACCGGACGCAGGCGATCAACAAAGACGGCGGCGAGGGCGAGACGTTCATCCCCGACGGTCTCGCGGTGGCGGTGTCGTCACCGCTGAACCCCGATCAGGACACGTCGGCGAGCAATCCGGAGCAGTTGCTGGCTCTCGCGTGGGCGACCTGCCTGAATGCGACCGCTCAGGTGATCGCGCCCACCGGGCGGCGCACCGCCGTCCGCGTCGAGGTGGAACTGCACGACGCCGCGGAAGGCGCCGGGTACGAGTTCCACGCCGACGCGTACCTGTCAGTCGAAGGCGCCTCTGCCGAGCAGACGGAGCAGGTGCTGGCGGCGTCACATGCGCGCTGCCCTGTCTCGAAGCTCTTGAAGGATGCCGCGACCGCGCGGGTGCACGCGGAGCCCTACGCGATCAGCTGA
- a CDS encoding methionine ABC transporter permease has protein sequence MTWLADLFAEYGEDIAQALAETGFMMLVSLVAAVLIGLPLGTLVFLTQRGAIAENRAVWTIANMYINIVRSFPFLLLVVFLIPFTRAVMGTSFGTQAATLPLCFVAVAIYARLVEQILREIPPGISRVAVAMGATHMQSVVRILLPEARSGLVYALTSAAISLLSYSTVLGVVGGGGIGDFAMRYGYQEYNDGLMYITIAIIVVCVLVIQAVGHRTSERLDHR, from the coding sequence ATGACCTGGCTCGCAGACCTCTTCGCGGAGTACGGAGAGGACATCGCCCAAGCCCTGGCCGAGACCGGCTTCATGATGCTCGTCTCCCTCGTTGCCGCTGTGCTCATCGGGCTCCCGCTCGGGACGCTGGTGTTCCTCACCCAGCGCGGTGCGATCGCCGAGAACAGGGCGGTCTGGACGATCGCGAACATGTACATCAACATCGTCCGCTCGTTCCCGTTCCTGCTACTGGTGGTGTTCCTCATCCCGTTCACCCGCGCGGTGATGGGGACGAGTTTCGGCACCCAGGCTGCGACCCTCCCGCTGTGCTTCGTCGCGGTGGCCATCTATGCACGGCTCGTCGAACAGATCCTGCGAGAGATCCCGCCGGGCATCTCCCGTGTCGCCGTCGCCATGGGGGCGACGCACATGCAGTCCGTCGTGCGCATCCTCCTCCCCGAGGCGCGCTCCGGCCTCGTCTACGCGCTCACCTCGGCGGCCATCAGCCTGCTGTCCTATTCGACGGTGCTCGGCGTCGTCGGGGGCGGTGGCATCGGCGACTTCGCGATGCGCTACGGCTACCAGGAGTACAACGACGGACTGATGTACATCACGATCGCGATCATCGTCGTCTGCGTGCTCGTCATCCAGGCGGTCGGCCACCGAACATCCGAGCGGCTCGACCACCGCTAG
- a CDS encoding acyl-CoA dehydrogenase — MVDAAVRTSQNSMTDTTPRIDVDRVNDLLLGTWADTRRQSREMIKDSAFWRDDSLGKDEHRERVLTQLHLLVENKAVHRAFPKKFGGEENNGANIAGFEELVAADPSLQIKSGVQWGLFGSAILHLGTEEHHAKWLPGVMDLSIPGAFAMTEIGHGSDVAAAGTTATYDPETEEFVIHTPFRAATKEYLGNAALHGIAATVFAQLITNGVNHGVHCFYVPLRGDDGVDLPGITREDDGLKGGLNGIDNGRLSFDHVRIPRTNLLNKYGDVDADGNYTSPIDSPGRRFFTMLGTLVQGRVSLDGAACWASALGLHIAVTYANERRQFDGADGQEVVLLDYGKHQRRLLPRLATTYAEIFAHDEFLQKFDSVFSGRTDTPHDREDLETLAAALKPLSTWHALDTLQEAREACGGAGYMFENRLVGLRQDLDIYVTFEGDNNVLLQLVGKRLLTDFAKQFKDKDAAALAKYAVGQTAGKVFHGAGLRRFGQNIADFGSTARSVENGLRAEQQHELLADRVQQMVADIAGRLRPAGKDKVLGEKLFNENQADLIEAARAHGELLQWEAFTDAVNSVPDDSTRQVLTWLRDLFGLQLIEKHLAWHIINGRLSTQRAAAVSSYIDRLCLRLRPHALDLVNAFGYEPEHVRAPIASGAEARRQDEAREYYANLAASGQAPVSEKALKAAAKNR; from the coding sequence ATGGTCGACGCCGCCGTCCGCACTTCGCAGAACTCCATGACCGACACGACGCCGCGAATCGACGTCGATCGGGTCAACGATCTCCTTCTCGGGACCTGGGCGGACACGCGCCGGCAGTCGCGCGAGATGATCAAGGACTCGGCGTTCTGGCGCGACGACTCCCTCGGCAAGGACGAGCATCGCGAGCGTGTGCTCACCCAGCTCCACCTGCTCGTCGAGAACAAGGCCGTCCACCGTGCGTTCCCGAAGAAGTTCGGTGGCGAGGAGAACAACGGTGCGAACATCGCCGGCTTCGAGGAGCTCGTGGCCGCTGACCCCAGCCTGCAGATCAAGTCGGGCGTGCAGTGGGGGCTGTTCGGCTCGGCGATCCTGCACCTCGGCACCGAGGAGCACCACGCGAAGTGGCTGCCGGGTGTCATGGACCTCTCCATCCCCGGCGCGTTCGCGATGACCGAGATCGGTCACGGCTCCGACGTCGCCGCCGCCGGCACCACGGCGACCTACGACCCCGAGACCGAGGAGTTCGTCATCCACACGCCGTTCCGCGCGGCGACGAAAGAGTATCTCGGCAACGCCGCCCTGCATGGCATCGCGGCGACGGTGTTCGCCCAGCTCATCACGAACGGCGTCAACCACGGGGTGCACTGCTTCTACGTGCCGCTCCGCGGCGACGACGGCGTCGACCTGCCCGGCATCACCCGAGAGGACGACGGCCTCAAGGGCGGCCTGAACGGCATCGACAACGGACGGCTCTCGTTCGACCACGTGCGCATCCCCCGCACCAACCTGCTCAACAAGTACGGCGACGTCGACGCCGACGGCAACTACACCAGCCCGATCGACAGCCCCGGCCGCCGTTTCTTCACGATGCTCGGCACGCTCGTGCAGGGTCGTGTCTCGCTCGACGGCGCCGCGTGCTGGGCCTCCGCGCTCGGCCTCCACATCGCCGTCACCTACGCCAACGAGCGTCGTCAGTTCGACGGAGCCGACGGCCAGGAGGTCGTGCTGCTCGACTACGGCAAGCACCAGCGCCGACTGCTGCCGCGGCTGGCGACGACGTATGCGGAGATCTTCGCCCACGACGAGTTCCTGCAGAAGTTCGACAGCGTGTTCTCGGGGCGCACCGATACGCCGCACGATCGTGAGGACCTCGAGACCCTCGCCGCGGCGCTGAAGCCGCTGTCCACCTGGCACGCGCTCGACACGCTCCAGGAAGCGCGCGAGGCGTGCGGCGGTGCCGGTTACATGTTCGAGAACCGCCTGGTGGGCCTGCGTCAGGACCTCGACATCTACGTGACCTTCGAGGGCGACAACAACGTCTTGCTCCAGCTGGTCGGCAAGCGACTGCTCACCGACTTCGCCAAGCAGTTCAAGGACAAGGATGCCGCAGCGCTCGCCAAGTACGCCGTCGGACAGACCGCGGGCAAGGTGTTCCACGGCGCCGGCCTCCGCAGGTTCGGGCAGAACATCGCCGACTTCGGCTCGACCGCCCGCTCGGTCGAGAACGGTCTGCGTGCCGAGCAGCAGCATGAACTGCTCGCCGACCGCGTGCAGCAGATGGTCGCCGACATCGCCGGCCGCCTCCGCCCTGCGGGCAAGGACAAGGTCCTCGGCGAGAAGCTCTTCAACGAGAACCAGGCCGACCTCATCGAGGCGGCCCGCGCACACGGCGAGCTGCTGCAGTGGGAGGCGTTCACGGATGCCGTCAACAGCGTCCCGGACGACAGTACCCGACAGGTGCTCACGTGGCTGCGGGACCTCTTCGGCCTGCAGCTCATCGAGAAGCACCTCGCCTGGCACATCATCAACGGTCGCCTTTCCACCCAGCGCGCCGCTGCCGTCTCGAGCTACATCGACCGGCTCTGCCTTCGGCTGCGGCCGCACGCCCTCGACCTGGTGAACGCGTTCGGCTACGAGCCGGAGCACGTGCGCGCTCCCATCGCGAGCGGTGCGGAGGCCCGCCGCCAGGACGAGGCGCGCGAGTACTACGCGAACCTCGCGGCATCCGGCCAGGCGCCCGTCTCGGAGAAGGCACTCAAGGCGGCAGCCAAGAACCGCTGA